A single genomic interval of Macadamia integrifolia cultivar HAES 741 chromosome 6, SCU_Mint_v3, whole genome shotgun sequence harbors:
- the LOC122082387 gene encoding SAM50-like protein SPAC17C9.06, whose amino-acid sequence MATSVEEQQIHQEKPIPINPNGDENEGDPNGDEDEDFEEEDGDGDGDGDEDEDEDEDFEEEEEEENSVSQERLLSQRNKLNNLIHRLSTQRVTLRVHDVLIKGNTKTKESLIEAEVEALKKATSMQELLQAASIANARLQRLDIFDSVNITLDSGPPELPGTANVIVEIVETKNPLTGDIGIFSKPEARSWSLEGSLKLKNLLGYGDIWDGSGAYGWDQTSEISAGVSLPRFKGLATPVMARVSLLSQDWLKFSSYKERLLGLSVGLISTRNHDLSYNLTWRNLTDPSQMSSRSIRRQLGHSLLSSLKYSFKVDKRDSPLRPTRGYAFLSTSHIGGLAPDNRSLRFFRQEFDLRYALPLGFYNAALNFGVSAGVIFPWGSGFMNMPSHLPERFFLGGHSSPVCTLSGPTTLLGFKSRGLGPAEARRIVIDKSNNENTSSSSGTDALGGDLAVTAFLDLSFDLPLRIFREAGIHGHLFACTGNLTKLTENEYRNFSLRKFGESFRRSAGGGIIVPTKLFRMEINYCYILKQFEHDRGKTGVQFSFSSPL is encoded by the exons ATGGCGACCTCAGTTGAAGAGCAGCAAATCCATCAAGAGAAGCCGATCCCAATAAACCCAAATGGGGATGAAAACGAAGGGGACCCAAATGGTGATGAAGACGAAGAtttcgaagaagaagatggagacgGAGACGGAGACGgagacgaagacgaagacgaagacgaagacttcgaagaagaagaggaagaagaaaacagcGTGAGTCAGGAAAGATTGCTTTCACagagaaacaaattaaacaatCTGATTCATCGGTTATCAACACAGCGGGTGACCCTTCGAGTCCATGATGTCCTGATCAAGGGCAACACCAAGACTAAGGAATCGCTTATCGAAGCTGAAGTTGAAGCCCTCAAGAAAGCAACCAGCATGCAAGAGCTTCTTCAGGCCGCTAGTATCGCTAATGCCCGCCTTCAAAGGCTCGACATCTTCGATTCCGTCAACATTACACTCGATAGTGGGCCTCCTGAGCTTCCCGGGACAGCCAATGTCATTGTTGAGATTGTTGAAACAAAGAACCCTCTTACGGGAGACATCGGTATCTTCTCCAagcctgag GCTAGATCTTGGTCACTTGAAGGATCACTGAAATTGAAAAacttacttgggtatggtgacaTTTGGGATGGTTCTGGGGCCTATGGATGGGACCAAACGTCAGAGATAAGCGCTGGAGTCTCTTTGCCCAGATTCAAAGGATTAGCAACCCCTGTAATGGCTAGAGTATCACTACTTTCCCAGGACTGGCTGAAGTTCTCCTCTTACAAAGAGCGTTTATTGGGCCTCTCTGTTGGCTTAATATCAACCAGGAATCATGACTTGTCTTACAATCTTACGTGGCGTAACTTAACAGATCCGTCACAAATGTCATCCAGGTCAATAAGGAGACAACTTGGACATAGTTTACTCTCATCTCTTAAGTACTCATTTAAGGTTGACAAGAGGGATTCACCTTTGAGGCCAACACGAGGATACGCATTTCTTTCTACTTCTCATATTGGTGGCCTTGCGCCTGATAATCGGAGCTTACGGTTTTTCCGTCAG GAATTTGATCTTCGTTATGCTTTGCCACTGGGATTTTATAATGCTGCACTTAACTTTGGGGTTTCTGCTGGTGTTATTTTTCCATGGGGAAGTGGATTCATGAACATGCCCTCGCATCTACCTGAAAGATTCTTCTTAGGTGGCCATTCTTCTCCAGTGTGCACATTGTCAGGCCCGACAACATTGTTGGGTTTCAAGTCAAGGGGATTGGGTCCTGCTGAGGCTAGAAGAATAGTTATCGACAAATCAAACAATGAGAATACATCTTCCTCTTCTGGGACAGATGCCCTTGGAGGAGACCTGGCTGTTACAGCCTTTTTGGACCTCTCTTTTGACCTCCCTTTGAGAATATTCAGAGAAGCAGGAATCCATGGACATCTATTTGCTTGTACTGGAAATCTCACCAAGTTGACTGAGAATGAGTACCGGAATTTCTCATTGCGGAAGTTTGGGGAGTCTTTCCGAAGATCTGCTGGAGGTGGGATTATTGTCCCAACCAAGCTGTTCCGCATGGAG ATAAACTACTGTTACATACTGAAACAATTCGAGCATGACCGAGGGAAGACAGGTGTACAGTTCAGCTTTTCTTCTCCATTGTAG
- the LOC122082388 gene encoding uncharacterized protein LOC122082388 codes for MALRRLFGFSDGELMRFDAKPCSRLMRHTAGIFTVGGGLAFWVLCQLHYGPRITIPRSLKWAACGAVSVSSTSALLVCLFSPECEPQNIAAFDKGK; via the exons ATGGCGTTGAGGCGtctttttgggttttctgaTGGGGAGCTGATGAGATTTGATGCAAAGCCATGTTCGAGATTAATGAGGCACACAGCAGGAATTTTCACCGTAGGTGGAGGGCTGGCTTTTTGGGTTCTTTGTCAATTGCATTATG GTCCAAGGATAACAATTCCCAGGAGTCTCAAGTGGGCTGCTTGCGGAGCTGTATCTGTGAGCTCAACCTCCGCTTTGCTGGTTTGCCTTTTTAGTCCTGAATGTGAACCGCAGAACATTGCAGCTTTTGACAAAGGAAAATGA
- the LOC122082592 gene encoding diacylglycerol O-acyltransferase 3, whose translation MEASGTLNRSLHSFSCSGFDNNSFKSSVCGVSIDAGKRFSGEFRLPGCRDSSISLKPRKPSESFFPGFLDNGHLKYYALPTTCSKVCKKEKSETLTIKKKLKHIKGLSKNLLVLSSGLSSPDIDNDFVGDDKRTISEATEVLFAQLKKLRVEEKELKRRRKEEKAKMKATLMKARDDNESSSSSSSETSDGECEQVVNMKNLSNMPVAEPQSTNEIEGSVTTTSLHTLEQRIAEVNQDHSLKSFWNRDSKGEGSSVVVGASVEKIEVCMGGKCKKLGAPTLLEEFQTRVGVEGAVVGCKCMGKCTDGPNVRVLNVCDKNSSDGMERSVRPATNPVCLGVGLENVGDIVANFFGDGSKDMGLMAT comes from the exons ATGGAAGCATCTGGTACTCTTAATCGTTCCCTTCATAGCTTCTCATGTAGTGGATTTGATAACAATTCATTCAAATCCTCTGTTTGTGGTGTTTCAATCGATGCCGGGAAACGGTTTTCCGGTGAGTTTCGGCTTCCGGGTTGTCGTGATTCTTCGATTTCTTTAAAGCCCAGAAAGCCTTCAGAGTCGTTTTTTCCTGGGTTTCTTGATAATGGGCATTTGAAGTATTATGCTTTGCCAACGACGTGTAGCAAGGTATGTAAGAAGGAGAAATCTGAGACTCTGACGATTAAGAAAAAGTTGAAGCATATTAAAGGGTTGTCTAAGAACTTGTTGGTGCTTTCTTCTGGGTTGAGTTCTCCGGATATTGACAATGATTTTGTTGGGGATGATAAGAGGACGATTTCG GAAGCAACTGAGGTTCTTTTTGCTcaacttaaaaaattaagaGTAGAGGAAAAAGAACtgaaaaggagaaggaaagaagagaaggctAAAATGAAAGCTACATTAATGAAAGCTAGGGATGACAATGAATCATCTTCTAGCTCCTCATCGGAAACGAGCGATGGCGAATGCGAACAGGTGGTTAATATGAAAAACCTCAGTAATATGCCAGTCGCAGAACCCCAGTCAACCAATGAAATAGAAGGATCAGTAACAACCACGAGCCTTCATACCCTAGAACAGAGAATAGCAGAGGTGAATCAAGATCACAGTTTGAAGAGTTTCTGGAATCGTGACAGTAAGGGTGAAGGAAGCAGTGTAGTTGTGGGGGCATCAGTAGAGAAGATTGAGGTTTGCATGGGAGGGAAGTGCAAGAAATTGGGAGCTCCAACATTGTTGGAGGAATTTCAGACGAGGGTTGGTGTGGAGGGGGCTGTTGTTGGATGCAAGTGCATGGGAAAGTGCACAGATGGTCCTAATGTGAGGGTCTTGAATGTATGTGATAAGAACTCCTCTGATGGAATGGAGAGATCTGTTAGACCTGCAACTAATCCTGTGTGTCTTGGTGTGGGATTGGAGAATGTAGGTGACATCGTGGCTAATTTTTTTGGAGATGGGAGCAAGGATATGGGTCTGATGGCAACTTAG